From the genome of Rana temporaria chromosome 8, aRanTem1.1, whole genome shotgun sequence:
GTATAAGACTTCTAACACTCATTGAAAACTTGGTTTCCAACAGATGGACTCTATCTATGGAAGTCTACTGAGGGACGTCTTGTTGTATCTCAAGGTTATGTTGCAGAAGATAATGGAATTGTACGATATTTTGTAGATCCCCCTAATTGTGAGGAACCTCCACATACATCCAATGGTGATAGCCAGGATGTCCATCTAAGACCTCACAGTGTGCCGACATCAACAGATCCAGAAGTGGACCCGTTATCATgctccgagtgcgggaaatgcttcaTTTACAGAAGACACCTTCTTCGACACCAGAAACTTCACGTGGGCGATcgttattcatgttcagagtgcggaaaatgttttactGAGCAAAAACTGCTCCTCGTgcaccagaaaattcacacaggggagcgtcctttttcatgttcagagtgcggaaaatgtttcatTCTGAAATACACACTGGTTAGACACCAGAGAAGTCATACGggggagcgtcctttttcatgttcagagtgcggaaaatgttttactCAGCAAAAACTGCTCCTCGTGCACCAGCAAATTCATACAAGGGAGCgccctttttcatgttcagagtgcggaaaatgttttactGAGAAAAAACTGCTCATCAGGCACCAGAAAATTCATACAggggagcgtcctttttcatgttcagagtgtgggaaatgtttcattcTGAAAAACGAACTGGTCAGACACCAGAGAGTTCACATGGGGGTGCGTCCTTATTCGTgtccagagtgtgggaaatgttataCTGAGAAAGCAAATCTTCTTgcacatcagagaattcacacgggtgaaagTCCTCatttatgttcagagtgcgggaaatgtttcattcaGGAATCAGACCTTCTTCGACACCAGAAACTTCACACGAGCGatcgtccttattcatgttcagaatgCGGAAAATGTTTTAGTGAGAAAAAAGTGTTCCTCAGGCACCAGAAAAATCATACCGCGGAGCGTCCCTTTTCATGTTCGGAGTGCGAAAAAAAATTCATTCAGAAGTCGCACCTTcttaaacaccagagaattcacactggcGAGCGCCCTTTcctatgttcagagtgcgggaagtgCTTTACTGAGAAAGGCGCACTTCTTAGGCACCAAAGGATTCACACAGGCGAGCGCCCTTTCTTATGTTCGGAGTGCGGTAAATGTTTCCGTCACAAGAAAGCACTTATTACGCACCAGATAATTCACACTGGGGAACTGcccttttcatgttcagagtgcgggaagttTTTCACTGATAAAAAAACACTTCTCGCACACCAGAGAAAACACAGCGGTGAGCGTCCCTTCTCATGTTTAAAATGAGGGGAGTGTTACACGGAGAAGGAAAAACTTCTTGCACACCAGAAAAATTCACATGGGTGAAAGTCCTCatttatgttcagagtgcgggaaacttTTCATTCAGAAATCAGACCTTcttaaacaccagagaattcacacaggcgaGCGCCCTTTcctatgttcagagtgcgggaaatgtttcactgagGAAAGAGATCTTATTACACACCGGAGGATGTGTAAGATTTTTTTAAGGAGCAACAACCAGAGTTCGGATCTTTTTTCCTACATTATGCCATCACCTACCTGGGGGGCTGTAACGATATCACGTACTGGACACATGAAGAGCTGTAGCTAGTGGCCATGTTGTTTGAAAACCGTACGGCAGCCATGACAGCTTAGCTAATCGTGTAACATTGCAGTAGAAATTAACTCACTCCCTCCTCCCTTATGTTTAGGAATTCATAGGCTTGATACTTCAAACAAGCTGTTATCTCAGCAGAGAAAGCGGAACCAAGCTAGGTCTTAAAATAACAGCTACAGGCCTATCGTAATACCGTCACCCTCTCAACTTAGATAACCAACAGatcccggtgatctgccgatatggttcctcctatcgaaatggttcccccccccccccccttgactgcgcaggtgcaatccGAGcaacggaaatcaccgaacctgatCAGCTGTTTTCAGGGATAGCAAcaggtccagggcgacgtggaattcgctgtaagtggccagtcggccctacgtcctcgctgcgctcactcggcctcctggctctttttttaacatcctccaagttcacggggatggtaaggaatgagcctggatgccgctcGAGCTGCGCATGCACCGCGTACACTCGAAGAACAGCCAATCAGGTTCGGAGATTTTTGTGGGCTTCGTCTGCGCCTGTGCAGTCAAGCatggaaccatatcgataggggaaCTAGCTCGACAAGACACCAGTCGTAAACCTTTAGTGCACataatgggctggattcacaaagagttacgtcggcgtatcagtagatacgccgccgtaagtccgaatccgttccgtcgtatctttaagcatatgctcaaattgagatacgcttaaatgttgctaagatacgaccgggcgtaagtctcctacgccgtcgtatcttagggtgcatatttacgctggccgctaggtggcgcttccgttgatttccgcgtataatatgcaaatgagctagatacgattcagaaacgtatgtgcgcccggcggatttttttacgtcgtttacgtaaggctttttccggcgtaaagttactcctgctatatgaggcatagccaatgttaagtatggacgtcgggacagtgtcGAATTTTACtacgtttacgtcgtttgtgtaagtcgttcgcgaatagggctttgcgtaaattacgttcacgtcgaaagcattgactatttgctacgtgattaggagcatgcgcactgggatacgttcacggacggcgcatgcgccgttcgttagaaatgtcatttacgtggggtcatgttttgtttacataaaacacgacccacctcttcacaatttgaattaggcgcgctaacgccggcacatttacgctacgccgtcgtaacttagggcgcaggttctttatgaatacagaacctgcctcactaagttacggcggcgtatcgtatctgagatacgctacgcccgcacaaagttacggcgggctatctgaatctagcccaaacttTAAACCTTGGTATAAGCATGAAAGTTCAACATGTCCAAATAAATAATAGCACCGCCATAATATGGACATATTTTGTTTCCTCGGATAAATTTTGTTTAAAGTTCAGACACCCCTATGACAGGTCATATGGAAAGCCCCTGGTCCCCTTTATTCCTCCTAGGTAAACTAGAAATTGGAGACTTGTCATGCCTGTACTTGTTTTAAAGCAAATGTCACGCTGAACAATAAAATGGACATTGTTAGTTTGTAAACATTAGAGATGCAGAAATATGAATATGTATCACAAAGTGTACCTGGGACATGGTCATAAATGTAGACCCCTCCCAGTAACCAACCTCTAAATAAGAAGACCAGACGATTGGTCACTGGTCGCTGTCAACACCCCTTGATCTGACAGAAAAGAGGAGATGCCGAGACAATGGGCAGTTCTCCTTTTTCCATCCAAGCAGGAACATCTGCCAAGTTTGAGAACCGATTACCCAGCTCATCGATCGAACTCTGATCAACCCTTGGACAATAATTGCAAGTATTCTTCTTCTCCAATTCTACCTTATTACTCTGTGGCTGTATATTGTCGTTATCTcttgaaaaatgtttttctgtAAACATTTCATTGCACCAACTTTTCAGAATAAACCCTTATGTTGAAAAGTGTTAACCTTGCCTCTAaagcacttaaagcggtggttcaccctcagtgacacgattttaccatcgagacaggcattgtagcgcgagctacagtatgcctgtcccgatttttttacccccatactcactgtgtactcgtacattatagatttcggctcccgcagggaatgggcgtgcctatggagagggaggatgattgacggccggccctggcacgtcactctcccggaaaacagccggagtaggtctcggctcttcacggcgcctgcgcacaggctatgcgcaggcgccgtgaagagccaagcctatttcggctatttccggagaagcgtgacgcgccagagccggccgtcaatcatcctccgtctccataggcacgcccattccccgaggggagtcggtatcttcgatgtacgagtacacggtgagtacggggataaaaaaaatcgggacaggcatactgtagctcgcgccacaatgcctgattttatggtagaagaaattttttttttttttttgggtttatagggtgaacccccgctttaatgcaagcTATAAACGAACCTCTGCCTCTTGAAGAGCGCTACTGTTGTAgagtaaggcagggtttgacaaatttgcttggaatctaggagccagctaaaaaaagttaggagccagaaaaagcaccccgtcccgacaagcttgcgcgcagaagcgaacacatacgtgagcagcgcctgcatatgtaaacggtgttcaaaccacacacgtgaggtatctccgcgattggtagagcgagagcaataattctagccctagacctcctctgtaactcaaaacatgcaacctgtagaattttttttaaacgtcgcctatgaagattttaaagggtaaaagtttgtccgcattccacgagcggacgcaattttgaagcgtgacatgttgggtatgaatttactcggcgtaacattatctttcataatattaaaaaaaatggggataactttactgttgtcttatttttttatcaaaaaaagtgtaattttttccccaaaaagtgcgcttgtaagactgctccgcaaatacggcgtgacagaatgtattgcaacgatcgccattttattctctagggtgttaggataacaaatatatataatgtttgggggttctaattagaggggagaagatggcagtgaaaatagtgaaaaatgacattagaattgctgtttaacttgtaatgcttaacttgtaataccaacggccaccaccagatggcgccagctcacatatggtggtaataacttgtaataccaacggctcaccaccagatggcgccagctcctaaaaaaaaaaccgtcagtggtggcagttaaagggttaattgtgtaattagcccagtgacaatcgctctcaggctgttggcacttagattgtggtcccgcaagctggaaaatctttgtgcaGGGCACAGCTGAGTGTGGCATTGTTACATAAGTGACAGTGTGGTGTGAGGTTGGCCGGTCCTTCGTCACCAGTTAACGAGGAGGGCAGGGATCTGACACCCGCGTTCGTCACAGGggcttaaaacaacatttttactttACTTCCTttataactgtgtgcctagccggtgttttgtgtactgtgggggaggtgctttttactaggggaagatatGGTTCCTTGTCTCTGCTTTACAGGAACtcgggatccatgccttccctaccGACAGCGACCTGTCTTCTTTTCATAGGCAGCCTGCCGTTCTGCCACTGTACCGAACGATCGGTGGGTGCCGGCGAATATCAAGTCTGCGGTACCCGCTGATCGGCTACCGCTGTGCATATCACAGTAGGAGCGAGCCGCTAGTGACGCGCATTCGCTTCTGCCacccggaagtgcaggatcacgtgtgtgtgtgtgtgtgtgtataattttatatatatatatgtgatcctgcacaCAGCAGCCGCCCTGTAGTAGTAAACCTGATCTACGGCAGTCGTGGAATGGTTAAAATGTTGCGAATACAGAAAAATACCGGTTATTCTGCCAGACACCCAGCAAGCTTAAAACTTCCAATAGTGagccttttctctttttattttttttttttttttaaccacttaagccccggaccattatgcaggttaaggaccttgcccctttttgcgattcggcactgcgtcgcttaaattgacaattgcgcggtcgtgcgacgtggctcctttgacgtccttttttccccctcacaaatggtggtatttgatcacctctgcggtttctattttttgcgctataaacaaaaatagagcgacaattttaaaaaaaaaacaatattttttactttttgctataataaatatccccaaaaaaagatataaaaaaacgtttttttatcctcagtttaggccgttacgttttcttctacatatttttggtaaaaaaaaattgcaataagcgtttatcggttggtttgcgcaaaatttatagcgtttacaaaataggggatagtttttgggcatttttattaaattattttgttttttttactactggtggcggcgatcagtgatttttttttttttcgtgactgcgacattatggcggacactttggacaattttgacctattttttgggaccattgtcattttcacagcgaaaagtgctataaaaatgcactgattatagtgaaaatgacaatggcagtttaggagttaacccttacagcgccccctagtggttaagtgtgacctcatatgtgtttctaactgtagggggtggggctggacgtgtgacgtcattgatcgtcttttcctatatcagggaacagacgatcaatgacactgccactgtgaagaacagggaaggtgtgtttacactcacctctgcccgttcttcagctcttgtgaccgatcgcgggacaccagtggCGATAAGGTCCGCGGGCACGGTCaggaagcttcggaccgggtggcgctggcgacccacggctgggctcttaaaggcaacgtacatgtacgtgcctgtgcccagccgtgctattctgatgacgtatatgtgcaggaggcggtccttaagtggttaaacccatgtTGTGTAAACACACTCTAAAAACCCCACCCTGTtccaaaaaaaaggacatatggTTCTCCAAAATAGAAGGACCTTGCCCTGATTCCCCCgcggcgttaggctccagacgtgGGACTGGGGTACTTTCACCTGGTCCATCTGGCCAAAGCCAGACAGACCCTGTTCTCTGGGAGGTCTGCTGAAACAGACCaccccaagtactaggtggggctccctccGAAGGAAGACCCCCAATGAGAGAGGACAAACTAAGCCAggaggccatgtccaccccctcccaagactttcagggcaggcccgaggacctacaccctactcTTCAATGTAAAACAAAGTGTACATACCCAACaaccagaaaaaaatacataaagtgaCACACAAGATGGACAACATAAAGGTGAGGAAAAGGGAAGTGGAGAATTGTGAAATACAATGGCCTGCTGGCTGGCCTtctggccaggaataaaaaattcctaaaGGCCCGGCCCAAGAGGCAGGTGTGATAAACTTGTCATGGTGCAGTGACCTTGGTGCCATAACACAAAGTGACCCGCACTCACAGTGAAGATTACGGGCACATACACCACAAGCTTTTTTCGGGACCCAGCCTTCCGCCAGACCCAGTGCCTCTCCACCCTCACCAGAGGTACCCTTCCGGCTTTCTAGGGGGAGCCCAATGCCGGCCTCCAAGTTTGTTAGGATGCTCCGGACTCCGCTCAACCCAATATTAACCTTCTAGGTACCATTACACAAGAGGATTTACAtagcctcccccccccatccaccctCATAGTCGGGGCATTAGCACAGCACCtcctattggcaactgataagaacagatactacacttgatcttagccaaatggcTGAGACGTGATAGTGAGCTGCCAACCTTCCTTCTGCTGGACTGAAATCCAATACAGTGTTGGCCCTGCCCAATCCTCCCCTGCTGGACTCCAGAAcaccttctttctttcttacAGAGGACAGTGGGTTGGATTCTGTATTCTAAATCAAAAGTGAatagtctagagcaggggtctccaaagtacgGCCCGCTAGGACGTTTTTTGTCCGGCCTGTAGCTACAATCATCAGACTCACTGCGGGGATGGACTCTGCTCAAGTTGCGGGGATTGCTCTGCATTCTGACAGGAATTGAGGGGGGTGTGCAGCGCAAGTCCCCATAGATTTAATACTGTGAGTGAATGATAGTTATAGGTCTCACGGGATTAAATTACAGTACTATGGTCCTTTAAAAAGCTGtgtgagaatgtagtgtggatgatggaggagagttgtcggagaatgtagtgtggatggtggaggagagctgtcggagaatgtagtgtggagggtggaaggagagctgtcggagaatgtagtgtggatggtggaggagatctgtcggagaatgcagtgtggaggagagatgtcggagaatgtagtgtggatggtggaggagagatgtcggagaatgtagtgtggatggtggaggagagatctgttggagaatgtagtgtggatggtggaggagagatgtcggagaatgtagtgtggatggtggaggagagctgtcggagaatgtagtgtggatggtgggaggggagctgtcggagaatgtagtgtggatggtggaggagagctgtcggagaatgtagtgtggatggtggaggagagatgtcggagaatgtagtgtgcatggtgggggagagctgtcggagaatgtagtgtggatggtgggggagatctgtcggagaatgtagtgtggatggtgggggagatctgtcggagaatgtagtgtggatggtgggaggggagctgtcggagaatgtagtgtggatggtggaggagagctgtcggagaatgtagtgtggatggtggaggagagctgtcagagaatgtagtgtggatggtggaggagagctgttcagagaatgtagtgtggatggtggagggagagctgtcggagaatgtagtgtggatggtggaggagagctgtcggagaatgtagtgtggatggtggaggagagccgTCTGAGAATGTCAGCTTGTCCTGCTTTGCTTCTCTGTCCTtgagggcaataaaaaaaaaaatttcattgctTATGCTTTGCCAAATGAAATGTTTGAAACGCTACAGTCCACTTTTCTATTGACCTACAAATCCAGAGAACCTAAAATAACCACTTAAGGCCAATGAAAAAGACAATAACTTTTGCAaagtatgtactttttttttccttggttgACTTTTAACTTGCACAAGAACACGGaagaatgttttcaaagtgttcagaAACAACGGAGGCGGCAGTCTTTATATTCACCCCAAGATGGCGATCTCACCAATTGTAAGCCGAACGCATAGACAGAAAATGAGGTGTGATACAGACAGGAAGTAGTATTAAAGGCAGGAAGTGAGGTAaggaaaaaaacaatagtttCCGGTGAACTagcaggaagtagagaggaggcaTTGCTGGAactgaggaggtaataagatattattttatatttacgtCCAATTGCAGCCCCTTCCCAACCTTTCCCCATTGTGTCGATCCTCTTCCTCCATATTTGTGATGCCTTTAACCATTGATTGTGTCTGTCCTCTTcctctatatacagggagtgcagaattattaggcaagttgtatttttgaggattaattttattattgaacaacaaccatgttctcaatgaacccaaaaaactcattaatatcaaagcagaatatttttggaagtagtttttagtttgtttttagtgttagctattttagggggatatctgtgtgtgcaggtgactattactgtgcataattattaggcaacttaacaaaaaagaaatatatacccatttcaattatttatttttaccagtgaaaccaatataacatctcaacattcacaaata
Proteins encoded in this window:
- the LOC120910100 gene encoding gastrula zinc finger protein XlCGF26.1-like isoform X2, encoding MEEGCPLDSQKSTQEDLQYTENGRSGDQQSMEEGEMIMESKQEESSLHKDTNPPNCEEPPHTSNGDSQDVHLRPHSVPTSTDPEVDPLSCSECGKCFIYRRHLLRHQKLHVGDRYSCSECGKCFTEQKLLLVHQKIHTGERPFSCSECGKCFILKYTLVRHQRSHTGERPFSCSECGKCFTQQKLLLVHQQIHTRERPFSCSECGKCFTEKKLLIRHQKIHTGERPFSCSECGKCFILKNELVRHQRVHMGVRPYSCPECGKCYTEKANLLAHQRIHTGESPHLCSECGKCFIQESDLLRHQKLHTSDRPYSCSECGKCFSEKKVFLRHQKNHTAERPFSCSECEKKFIQKSHLLKHQRIHTGERPFLCSECGKCFTEKGALLRHQRIHTGERPFLCSECGKCFRHKKALITHQIIHTGELPFSCSECGKFFTDKKTLLAHQRKHSGERPFSCLK
- the LOC120910100 gene encoding gastrula zinc finger protein XlCGF26.1-like isoform X1; the protein is MEEGCPLDSQKSTQEDLQYTENGRSGDQNEERKDIKAEIKEEEEERLVSGDQQSMEEGEMIMESKQEESSLHKDTNPPNCEEPPHTSNGDSQDVHLRPHSVPTSTDPEVDPLSCSECGKCFIYRRHLLRHQKLHVGDRYSCSECGKCFTEQKLLLVHQKIHTGERPFSCSECGKCFILKYTLVRHQRSHTGERPFSCSECGKCFTQQKLLLVHQQIHTRERPFSCSECGKCFTEKKLLIRHQKIHTGERPFSCSECGKCFILKNELVRHQRVHMGVRPYSCPECGKCYTEKANLLAHQRIHTGESPHLCSECGKCFIQESDLLRHQKLHTSDRPYSCSECGKCFSEKKVFLRHQKNHTAERPFSCSECEKKFIQKSHLLKHQRIHTGERPFLCSECGKCFTEKGALLRHQRIHTGERPFLCSECGKCFRHKKALITHQIIHTGELPFSCSECGKFFTDKKTLLAHQRKHSGERPFSCLK